The following are encoded in a window of Spea bombifrons isolate aSpeBom1 chromosome 2, aSpeBom1.2.pri, whole genome shotgun sequence genomic DNA:
- the LOC128473663 gene encoding gamma-soluble NSF attachment protein-like, which yields MTPLKTISEKINEALEHLAKAEKCLKTSFMKWKPDYDSAASEYAKAAVAFKNAKQYDQAKEAYLKEAESYENHKALFHAAKAYEQAGMMLKEMQKLSEAVQLIEKASMMYLENGTPDTAAMALERAGKLIEHVNLEKAVQLYQQSASVFENEERLRQAVELLGKASRLLVRARRLDEAVVSIQKEKNMYKEIENYPTCYKKTIAQVLVHLHRNDFVAAERAVRESYSIPGFSGSDDSIALEQLLEGYDQQDQDQVSDVCNSPLFKYMDNDYAKLALSLAVPGGGTKKKSPVAAQDGVSGPTKSSHIEEEDDEYSGGLC from the coding sequence atgactccattaaaaactatttcagagaAGATCAATGAAGCTCTGGAGCATCTCGCCAAAGCAGAAAAATGCTTGAAAACCAGTTTCATGAAGTGGAAACCTGATTATGACAGTGCTGCCTCAGAATACGCAAAAGCAGCGGTTGCTTTTAAGAATGCCAAGCAGTATGACCAGGCAAAAGAAGCTTATTTGAAGGAGGCGGAATCTTATGAGAACCACAAAGCTCTCTTCCATGCTGCTAAAGCTTATGAGCAAGCTGGGATGATGTTAAAGGAAATGCAGAAGCTTTCTGAAGCTGTCCAGCTGATCGAAAAAGCCAGTATGATGTATCTGGAGAATGGCACACCGGACACTGCAGCTATGGCTTTGGAACGAGCTGGAAAGCTTATAGAGCACGTGAACCTGGAAAAGGCTGTTCAACTGTATCAACAATCTGCATCCGTTTTTGAGAATGAAGAACGTCTTCGTCAAGCTGTAGAACTTCTAGGAAAGGCATCGAGACTACTTGTGAGAGCTCGTAGGTTAGATGAGGCAGTAGTATCCATCCAGAAGGAGAAGAATATGtacaaagaaatagaaaattatCCAACTTGTTATAAGAAAACAATAGCACAAGTGTTGGTACATCTTCATAGGAATGACTTTGTGGCTGCTGAGAGGGCTGTCAGAGAAAGCTACAGCATCCCGGGTTTCAGCGGTAGTGATGACTCCATTGCCCTGGAGCAGCTTTTAGAAGGCTATGATCAACAAGACCAGGACCAGGTGTCTGACGTTTGTAACTCGCCACTCtttaaatatatggacaatgaTTATGCTAAGCTTGCATTAAGTTTAGCAGTCCCAGGAGGTGGAACCAAAAAGAAGTCTCCTGTGGCAGCACAGGATGGGGTATCGGGACCAACTAAAAGTTCCCATATTGAGGAAGAGGATGATGAATATTCAGGAGGACTGTGCTAA